In Porphyromonas cangingivalis, a genomic segment contains:
- the mobC gene encoding conjugal transfer protein MobC: MQNEDDLRGLAKVMDFMRAISILFVVINIYWFCYQSIVNWGINIGVLDKILLNFQRTAGLFSHILITKVFAVIFLALSCLGTKGVKEEKVTWTKIYVFLVIGFILFFLNWWMLYLPLPLSANATFYILSMAGGYLCLLVAGVWMSRLLKNNMMDDVFNLENESFMQETRLMENEYSVNLPSRFWYKKKQHKGWINVVNPFRATIVLGTPGSGKSYAVVNNYIKQQIEKGFALYCYDYKFPDLSEIAYNHLMNHSDAYKIKPTFYVINFDDPRRSHRCNPINPAFMTDISDAYESAYTIMLNLNRSWIQKQGDFFVESPIILLAAIIWFLKIYKGGKYCTFPHAIEFLNRKYADTFVILTSYPELENYLSPFMDAWESQAQDQLQGQIASAKIPLSRMISPALYWVMTGDDFTLDINNPDEPKILCVGNNPDRQNIYSAALGLYNSRIVKLINKKGQLKSSVIIDELPTIYFRGLDNLIATARSNKVAVCLGFQDYSQLTRDYGDKESKVIQNTVGNIFSGQVVGETAKTLSDRFGKVLQKRQSMTINRQDKSTSISTQMDSLIPASKISNLTQGMFVGAVSDNFDERIDQKIFHAEIVVDNEKVKRETARYEKIPEIIDFRDADGNDLMKEQIQLNYDRIKQDVKQIVIDEMERIKSDPDLQHLVKSEE; this comes from the coding sequence ATGCAGAATGAAGATGATTTAAGAGGACTTGCCAAAGTCATGGACTTTATGCGGGCAATCAGTATTTTATTTGTGGTAATCAATATCTACTGGTTTTGTTACCAGTCGATAGTAAACTGGGGTATCAATATCGGCGTACTCGATAAGATACTATTAAACTTCCAGCGAACAGCAGGGCTATTTAGCCATATCCTGATAACGAAAGTATTTGCAGTGATATTTCTTGCCTTGAGTTGTTTGGGGACAAAAGGAGTGAAGGAAGAAAAAGTAACATGGACAAAGATTTATGTTTTCCTTGTTATTGGTTTTATCCTGTTTTTCCTGAACTGGTGGATGCTGTATTTGCCATTACCACTTTCGGCGAACGCTACCTTTTATATCCTGTCAATGGCTGGCGGATATTTATGTCTATTGGTCGCTGGGGTATGGATGTCCCGGCTACTCAAAAACAATATGATGGACGATGTTTTCAATTTGGAGAATGAAAGCTTCATGCAGGAAACCCGCCTGATGGAAAATGAATATTCAGTAAATCTTCCATCCCGTTTTTGGTATAAGAAAAAACAGCACAAAGGATGGATAAACGTGGTGAACCCGTTCCGGGCTACCATTGTGCTGGGTACTCCCGGTAGTGGTAAATCTTACGCAGTGGTAAATAATTACATTAAACAGCAGATAGAGAAGGGTTTTGCACTCTATTGTTATGACTATAAGTTCCCGGACTTATCGGAAATCGCATATAATCACCTGATGAACCATTCGGATGCTTATAAGATAAAGCCCACCTTCTATGTTATCAATTTTGACGACCCACGCAGAAGCCACCGATGTAACCCTATCAATCCGGCATTTATGACGGACATATCGGATGCTTACGAATCGGCATACACCATTATGCTGAACCTGAACCGAAGCTGGATTCAGAAGCAAGGCGACTTCTTTGTGGAATCCCCGATTATCCTGCTGGCTGCGATTATTTGGTTTCTCAAGATATATAAGGGTGGAAAGTATTGCACATTCCCGCACGCCATCGAGTTCCTGAATCGGAAGTATGCAGATACATTTGTTATCCTGACTTCCTATCCGGAGTTGGAAAACTATCTTTCTCCTTTTATGGATGCGTGGGAATCGCAAGCCCAAGACCAGTTACAGGGGCAAATCGCATCGGCAAAAATCCCATTGTCAAGGATGATAAGCCCGGCATTGTACTGGGTAATGACAGGTGATGATTTTACACTGGATATAAACAACCCGGACGAACCGAAAATACTTTGTGTCGGTAACAATCCCGATAGGCAGAATATTTATTCCGCCGCTTTGGGACTGTACAACAGTCGTATAGTGAAGCTAATTAACAAGAAAGGACAGCTTAAAAGTTCGGTTATTATTGACGAGTTACCGACCATTTATTTCCGGGGATTGGATAACCTGATAGCTACTGCCCGTTCCAATAAAGTAGCAGTCTGTTTGGGCTTTCAGGATTACAGCCAGCTAACAAGGGATTATGGCGATAAGGAAAGTAAAGTAATCCAAAATACAGTTGGAAATATTTTTAGCGGTCAGGTTGTAGGAGAAACAGCAAAAACATTGTCAGACCGTTTCGGGAAGGTATTACAGAAACGCCAATCCATGACAATAAACCGTCAGGATAAATCAACCTCAATCAGTACGCAGATGGATAGCCTGATACCAGCCAGTAAAATATCTAATCTTACGCAAGGAATGTTTGTGGGTGCGGTCAGTGATAATTTCGATGAACGGATAGACCAAAAGATTTTCCATGCTGAAATTGTAGTGGACAACGAGAAGGTAAAACGTGAAACTGCCCGTTATGAAAAAATACCGGAGATTATCGACTTCCGGGATGCAGATGGCAACGACCTGATGAAAGAACAAATCCAACTCAATTATGACCGGATAAAGCAGGATGTTAAGCAGATTGTCATTGATGAAATGGAACGCATTAAAAGCGACCCGGATTTGCAGCATTTGGTGAAATCCGAAGAATAA
- the mobB gene encoding conjugal transfer protein MobB: MVAKINVGSSLFGALAYNQNKVDEEQGKVLFSNRMFESEDGNFNIQRCMESFEMHLPQDIKTEKPIIHISLNPHPDDKLSDEQLSEIAQEYMDKLGYGNQPYMVYKHEDIDRHHLHIVSLRVDENGKKLNDKFEHRRSKDITRELEAKYGLHPAEKKQQQEYYQFQKVDYAAGDVKHQLSNTVKGVVNTYQFQSIGELNTLLSLYNVRAEEVKGEVRGKAYNGIVYSATDDKGEKLGNPIKSSRLGKSVGYEALERRIGQSATKWKDGKLKANIKGRVSEALKASSSKEQFEKNLKEKGIEVVFRQNPEGRIYGATFIDHENKAVLNGSRLGKEFSANVFNDLFRESHVNEGHTKQAVPKEPFTPSVEPFVPSERQSESGEATIGSLFSILPNNSDSSAGNDKTPPTPKKKKKRRYGRQM; the protein is encoded by the coding sequence ATGGTTGCAAAAATAAATGTGGGAAGTTCGCTTTTCGGTGCGCTGGCGTACAATCAGAATAAGGTTGATGAAGAACAAGGCAAGGTACTTTTCAGCAACCGGATGTTTGAAAGTGAAGATGGTAATTTCAACATCCAGCGTTGCATGGAAAGTTTTGAAATGCACCTGCCCCAAGACATCAAAACCGAAAAGCCCATCATCCATATATCCCTGAATCCGCACCCGGATGATAAGCTTTCGGATGAACAGCTATCGGAGATTGCACAGGAGTATATGGATAAACTGGGCTATGGCAATCAGCCCTACATGGTTTACAAGCATGAAGACATCGACCGTCATCACCTGCATATCGTATCCCTACGGGTGGATGAGAACGGCAAAAAACTGAATGATAAGTTTGAACATCGCCGGAGCAAGGATATTACACGGGAGCTGGAAGCAAAATATGGTCTGCATCCTGCTGAAAAGAAACAGCAGCAGGAATACTACCAGTTCCAAAAGGTCGATTATGCTGCGGGCGATGTAAAGCACCAGCTTTCCAATACGGTTAAAGGCGTGGTTAATACCTATCAGTTCCAGAGTATCGGGGAACTTAATACCCTGTTATCATTATATAATGTACGGGCGGAAGAAGTTAAAGGTGAAGTCCGGGGCAAGGCGTATAATGGTATAGTTTATTCCGCAACCGATGATAAAGGCGAAAAGCTGGGTAATCCCATCAAGTCTTCCCGGCTGGGTAAGTCGGTCGGTTATGAAGCATTGGAACGCAGGATAGGACAATCAGCAACCAAATGGAAAGACGGCAAACTGAAAGCCAATATCAAAGGTCGGGTAAGCGAAGCGTTGAAAGCTTCCAGCTCAAAGGAACAATTTGAAAAAAATCTGAAAGAAAAAGGTATTGAAGTCGTATTCCGGCAGAACCCGGAAGGACGTATCTATGGTGCAACCTTTATCGACCACGAAAACAAAGCCGTCCTGAACGGCTCTCGTTTAGGAAAAGAATTTTCAGCCAATGTATTTAATGACCTGTTTAGAGAATCCCATGTAAACGAGGGACACACAAAACAGGCTGTTCCAAAAGAACCGTTCACACCTTCGGTAGAACCGTTCGTGCCGTCAGAACGGCAATCCGAAAGCGGAGAAGCTACAATCGGAAGCCTTTTCAGTATCCTACCAAATAATAGCGATTCATCGGCAGGGAATGATAAAACCCCGCCAACTCCTAAGAAAAAGAAAAAACGCCGTTACGGACGGCAGATGTAA
- the mobA gene encoding conjugal transfer protein MobA, with amino-acid sequence MEKEKTNVPQSGGKGRKPKADPAVFRYSVSFNATDHARFLALFEQSGMRTKAHFITERIFGGSFKVIKIDKVAVDYYTRLTTFYAQFRAIGVNYNQIVKALNSNFTEKKALSFLYKLEKATEELVILSRKIIELTQEFEQRWLQK; translated from the coding sequence ATGGAAAAAGAAAAAACGAATGTGCCACAATCCGGTGGCAAAGGACGAAAGCCAAAGGCAGACCCGGCAGTTTTCCGGTATTCGGTCAGCTTCAATGCGACCGACCATGCCCGTTTTTTGGCTCTCTTTGAACAGTCCGGTATGCGGACGAAAGCGCATTTTATCACAGAAAGAATCTTTGGCGGTTCATTCAAAGTGATAAAAATTGATAAGGTAGCAGTCGATTATTACACACGGCTGACAACTTTTTACGCTCAATTCCGGGCAATCGGCGTAAACTATAATCAGATTGTGAAGGCTCTGAACTCCAATTTTACCGAAAAGAAAGCCCTTTCTTTTCTCTATAAATTGGAAAAGGCGACCGAAGAACTGGTGATATTAAGCCGGAAAATTATCGAACTCACACAGGAATTTGAACAGCGATGGTTGCAAAAATAA
- a CDS encoding ParA family protein codes for MKKETLFVAFSTQKGGVGKTTFTVLVASYLYYLKGYNVAVVDCDYPQHSISAMRKRDGEQVNNDTNYKVLAFNQFKALGKKAYPVLCSTPEAAISTAEEFLKTEPMEMDVVFFDLPGTVNNLLVQNEAYRIQGLHLFWNQVDGREKTDLYRIYENTIGELKLPLMKTFIPDTKRYKKELSGDKTSVFRSTLFPADKRMIKGSNLEELVAEIGYIIKLY; via the coding sequence ATGAAGAAAGAAACATTATTCGTAGCCTTCTCCACCCAAAAGGGCGGGGTCGGTAAAACCACTTTCACGGTATTGGTGGCAAGCTATCTCTATTACCTGAAAGGCTACAATGTAGCGGTTGTGGATTGCGACTACCCGCAGCACAGTATCAGTGCCATGCGTAAACGGGACGGTGAACAGGTAAACAATGATACCAATTACAAGGTGCTTGCCTTTAATCAGTTCAAAGCATTGGGAAAGAAAGCCTATCCGGTCTTGTGCAGCACTCCCGAAGCTGCCATCAGTACAGCCGAAGAGTTCCTGAAAACAGAGCCGATGGAAATGGATGTGGTCTTTTTCGACCTGCCGGGAACGGTGAACAACCTGCTGGTACAGAATGAGGCTTACCGGATACAAGGTTTGCACCTATTTTGGAATCAGGTCGATGGCAGGGAGAAAACCGACTTGTATAGAATTTATGAAAATACTATCGGTGAACTGAAATTACCCCTTATGAAAACCTTTATCCCGGATACCAAACGCTACAAAAAGGAACTGTCCGGTGATAAGACTTCTGTCTTCCGTTCCACACTGTTCCCTGCGGATAAGCGAATGATAAAAGGCAGCAACCTTGAAGAGTTGGTGGCTGAAATAGGATACATTATAAAACTATACTAA
- a CDS encoding DUF3408 domain-containing protein, whose product MAKQEKVQVDEDFMKEIISQGLPMKQEISPKAVSKEPDTSEVRQETVVEPVRQPEEKTIRETTRRKKSTPADYRETYFQKMELPDRQPIYVSRSTHEKLMKIVMVIGERKATVSSYVETIILNHFDQYQDEINELYKKTFESPI is encoded by the coding sequence ATGGCAAAACAGGAAAAAGTACAGGTGGATGAAGATTTTATGAAAGAAATCATTTCACAGGGTTTACCCATGAAACAGGAAATTTCACCTAAAGCAGTAAGTAAAGAACCGGATACGTCGGAAGTAAGACAGGAAACTGTGGTAGAACCTGTCCGGCAACCGGAAGAAAAAACCATTCGGGAAACTACCCGCCGGAAGAAAAGTACCCCTGCCGATTACCGGGAAACCTATTTTCAGAAAATGGAACTTCCCGACCGCCAGCCGATATATGTAAGTCGTTCCACCCATGAAAAATTAATGAAAATAGTAATGGTTATCGGTGAACGAAAAGCGACTGTAAGCAGCTATGTGGAAACAATTATCCTGAATCACTTCGACCAGTATCAGGACGAAATCAACGAACTGTATAAGAAAACTTTTGAAAGCCCGATATGA
- a CDS encoding DUF4134 domain-containing protein, with protein sequence MKKKIFLSAAIVLAATSAFAQGNGVGGITEATNMVTSYFDPATKLVYAIGAVVGLIGGVKVYNKFSSGDPDTSKTAASWFGACIFLIVAATILRSFFL encoded by the coding sequence ATGAAAAAGAAAATATTTCTTTCCGCAGCCATCGTCTTGGCTGCAACTTCCGCATTTGCACAGGGCAACGGCGTAGGTGGCATTACAGAAGCTACAAACATGGTTACATCGTATTTCGACCCGGCGACAAAATTGGTGTATGCCATCGGTGCTGTCGTTGGTTTGATTGGGGGTGTAAAGGTGTATAACAAGTTCAGTTCAGGCGACCCGGATACAAGTAAAACCGCAGCTTCGTGGTTCGGGGCTTGTATCTTCCTGATTGTGGCTGCTACCATCCTTCGTTCATTCTTCCTGTAA
- a CDS encoding DUF4133 domain-containing protein: MISYSINRGIGKPAEFKGLRSQYLFIFAGGLLAVFVLFIILYMIGINQWVCIGFGVVAASALVYFTFMLNDKYGTHGLMKMTARKSHPRYIINRKAIPRLFTYKRQKHA; the protein is encoded by the coding sequence ATGATTAGCTATTCAATTAACAGGGGGATTGGAAAACCTGCGGAGTTCAAAGGGCTTCGCAGCCAATACCTTTTCATTTTTGCAGGCGGGCTACTTGCCGTCTTCGTATTGTTCATCATTCTTTACATGATAGGTATAAACCAGTGGGTTTGCATCGGGTTCGGGGTCGTAGCGGCTTCGGCTCTTGTGTACTTCACTTTTATGCTGAATGATAAATACGGTACTCACGGTCTTATGAAAATGACCGCCCGCAAAAGCCATCCCCGGTACATTATCAACCGGAAAGCCATCCCCCGATTATTCACCTATAAAAGACAGAAGCACGCATGA
- a CDS encoding TraG family conjugative transposon ATPase, with the protein MRYILKAATLESKFPLLAAEHDCIISKDADITVAFRVELPELFTVTGVEYEAIHSAWHKAIKVLPDYSIVHKQDWFIKENYTPEIQKDGLSFLSRSFERHFNERPFLNHTCYLFLTKTTKERSRTQSNFNTLCRGFIIPKEIQDKETVTKFLESVGQFERIMNDSGFITLTRLTSDDITGTPEKAGIIEKYFSLSQSDTTTLLDMQLNPEDMRIGDNILCLHTLSDVEDLPGAVTTDSRYEKLSTDRSDCRLSFASPVGVLLSCNHIYNQYIFIDDHAENLKRFEKQARNMHSLSKYSRSNQVNKEWIEEYLNEAHSQGLTSVRCHCNVMAWADDKEELKHIKNDVGSQLALMECKPRHNTTDTPTLYWAGIPGNEADFPAEESFFTFIEQALCFFTEETNYQSSPSPFGIKMVDRLTGKPLHIDISDLPMKKGIITNRNKFILGPSGSGKSFFTNHMVRQYYEQGTHVLLVDTGNSYQGLCELIHRKTGGKDGVYFTYTEDNPISFNPFYTEDNVFDIEKRESIKTLILTLWKQEHEKPTGAESVALSNAVSDFINLITQDKSIVPSFNSFYEFIKNEYRNNLNEQNVREKDFDIDNFLFVLQPFYKGGEYDYLLNSDKELDLLNKRFIVFEVDAIKDNPVLFPVVTIILMEVFINKMRRLKGIRKMLLLEEAWKAIAKDSMAHYLKYLFKTVRKYFGEAVVVTQEVDDIVHSPIVKESIITNSDCKILLDQRKYMNKFDSIQAMLGLTDKEKAQILSINMANHPGRKYKEVWIGLGGVQSAVYATEVSLEEYYAFTTEETEKLELFQLADRLDGDLEFAIKQLAESKRNPN; encoded by the coding sequence ATGAGGTATATATTAAAAGCTGCCACATTGGAAAGTAAATTTCCCCTGCTGGCAGCCGAACACGATTGTATCATCAGTAAGGATGCCGATATTACGGTGGCGTTCCGGGTTGAACTACCCGAACTGTTCACCGTTACCGGGGTCGAATACGAAGCGATACATTCCGCTTGGCATAAGGCAATCAAAGTATTGCCCGATTACAGTATTGTGCATAAGCAGGACTGGTTTATTAAGGAAAACTATACCCCTGAAATTCAAAAGGATGGGTTAAGTTTCCTATCCCGAAGCTTTGAACGGCATTTCAATGAAAGACCGTTCCTGAATCATACCTGTTACCTGTTCCTGACTAAAACCACAAAGGAAAGAAGCCGTACCCAAAGTAATTTTAATACGCTTTGCCGGGGCTTCATCATTCCAAAGGAAATTCAGGATAAGGAAACAGTAACGAAGTTTTTGGAATCGGTCGGGCAGTTTGAACGGATAATGAACGATTCGGGATTTATCACCCTTACCCGCCTGACTTCGGATGATATTACCGGAACGCCGGAAAAAGCTGGGATTATTGAAAAATACTTTTCCCTGTCGCAGAGTGATACGACTACACTACTGGATATGCAACTGAACCCCGAAGATATGCGTATCGGCGATAATATTTTATGCTTGCATACGCTTTCGGATGTGGAAGACCTGCCGGGTGCGGTTACTACTGATTCCCGTTACGAAAAGCTGTCCACCGACCGTAGCGACTGCCGTTTGTCGTTCGCTTCGCCTGTGGGCGTATTGCTTTCCTGTAATCATATCTATAACCAGTATATCTTTATAGACGACCATGCGGAGAACCTAAAACGCTTTGAGAAGCAAGCCCGTAATATGCACTCGCTGTCCAAATACAGCCGTTCCAATCAGGTGAACAAAGAGTGGATAGAGGAATACCTGAACGAAGCGCACAGTCAGGGTTTGACCTCCGTTCGCTGCCATTGCAACGTAATGGCATGGGCGGATGATAAAGAGGAATTAAAGCATATCAAAAATGATGTGGGAAGCCAGCTTGCCTTGATGGAGTGCAAGCCCCGCCACAATACAACGGATACCCCGACCCTTTACTGGGCGGGTATCCCCGGCAATGAAGCCGATTTTCCGGCGGAAGAATCCTTCTTTACATTTATTGAACAGGCTTTGTGCTTCTTCACGGAAGAAACGAACTATCAATCATCACCCAGCCCTTTCGGGATTAAGATGGTGGACAGGCTTACCGGAAAACCACTTCACATTGATATTTCCGATTTGCCCATGAAAAAAGGAATTATTACGAATCGTAATAAATTCATTCTTGGGCCGAGCGGAAGTGGAAAATCCTTCTTTACCAACCACATGGTACGTCAATATTACGAACAGGGTACACACGTCCTGTTAGTGGATACCGGAAATTCCTATCAGGGATTATGCGAATTAATCCACCGGAAGACTGGCGGGAAAGATGGCGTGTATTTTACATATACCGAAGATAACCCGATTTCATTTAATCCATTCTATACCGAAGATAATGTCTTCGATATTGAGAAACGGGAATCCATCAAAACGCTTATCCTGACCTTGTGGAAACAGGAACATGAAAAACCCACCGGGGCGGAAAGCGTTGCCTTGTCCAATGCTGTAAGCGATTTTATTAACCTGATTACACAGGATAAGTCCATCGTACCCAGTTTTAATTCCTTTTACGAATTTATCAAAAATGAATACCGGAATAACCTGAACGAACAGAATGTCAGGGAAAAGGATTTCGATATTGATAATTTCCTATTCGTGTTGCAACCTTTCTATAAAGGTGGTGAATACGATTACCTGTTGAACTCGGATAAGGAACTGGATTTGTTGAACAAACGCTTCATCGTTTTTGAGGTAGATGCCATCAAAGATAACCCCGTACTTTTTCCTGTGGTTACAATCATATTGATGGAAGTTTTCATCAACAAAATGAGGCGGTTAAAGGGAATCCGTAAGATGCTGCTTTTGGAAGAAGCGTGGAAGGCTATCGCCAAAGATAGCATGGCACATTATCTGAAATACCTGTTCAAAACGGTGCGTAAATACTTCGGTGAAGCGGTGGTGGTAACGCAGGAAGTGGACGATATTGTCCATTCTCCCATTGTGAAAGAATCCATCATAACGAACTCCGACTGTAAAATCCTGCTCGACCAGCGCAAATACATGAACAAGTTTGACAGCATACAAGCGATGCTGGGTTTGACCGATAAGGAAAAGGCGCAAATACTTTCCATCAACATGGCGAACCATCCGGGACGGAAATACAAAGAAGTATGGATAGGACTGGGTGGCGTACAATCGGCTGTATATGCCACAGAAGTAAGTTTGGAAGAGTATTACGCATTTACAACGGAAGAAACTGAAAAACTCGAACTGTTCCAACTTGCCGATAGGCTGGATGGCGACCTTGAGTTTGCTATTAAACAGCTTGCCGAAAGCAAGCGTAATCCTAATTAA
- a CDS encoding DUF3876 domain-containing protein produces MKQIKIIFPVLLCAILLALSSCKETNADRLKAMCGHWESVTNRPSFTVFESADGYKVTMQRRTRRGETRAETYQIIDKDGYLFIETGFSILVSYDSETDRILLSSGGEYVRSKKQSKN; encoded by the coding sequence ATGAAACAAATAAAAATCATCTTCCCGGTGCTTCTCTGTGCTATTCTACTGGCTTTGTCTTCCTGTAAGGAAACGAATGCCGACCGACTGAAAGCCATGTGCGGTCATTGGGAAAGCGTTACAAACCGACCATCATTCACAGTCTTTGAAAGTGCGGATGGCTATAAAGTAACCATGCAACGAAGAACCCGCAGGGGCGAAACCCGTGCGGAAACCTACCAAATCATAGATAAAGACGGATACCTGTTTATCGAAACAGGATTTTCCATACTGGTAAGCTATGATAGTGAAACTGACCGGATACTATTATCCTCCGGCGGTGAATATGTAAGAAGTAAAAAACAATCAAAAAATTAA
- a CDS encoding DUF4141 domain-containing protein, with the protein MKTKIMMLVVALCLFAGNASAQWAVIDPTNLAQGIVNTTKEIAQTSKIVGNTVDTFKETKKLYDQGKQYYDALKSVNNLVKDARKVQKTVLLLGEITDIYVTNFQLMLSDKNFRPEELNAIAFGYSKLLEESSDVLTELKNVVNINGLSMTDAERMERIDKAYNSVLNYRNLVSYYTRKNISVSYLRAKKISDTDRVIALYGTANDRYW; encoded by the coding sequence ATGAAAACAAAAATAATGATGTTAGTCGTGGCACTCTGCCTGTTTGCAGGTAACGCCAGCGCACAATGGGCGGTCATTGACCCGACAAATTTGGCTCAGGGTATTGTCAATACTACCAAAGAAATTGCACAGACTTCAAAAATTGTAGGCAATACGGTAGATACTTTTAAGGAAACCAAGAAATTGTACGACCAAGGCAAGCAATATTATGATGCCTTGAAATCGGTAAACAATTTAGTGAAAGATGCCCGCAAAGTACAGAAAACCGTGCTTTTGCTGGGTGAGATTACGGATATATACGTTACCAACTTCCAGCTAATGTTATCAGATAAGAACTTCCGACCAGAAGAACTCAACGCCATTGCTTTCGGATATTCCAAACTGCTGGAAGAAAGTTCGGATGTATTGACCGAACTTAAAAATGTGGTAAATATCAACGGGCTTTCCATGACCGATGCCGAACGTATGGAACGGATAGACAAAGCATATAATTCCGTATTGAATTACCGGAATTTGGTTTCCTACTATACCCGCAAAAATATATCCGTGTCTTACTTACGGGCAAAGAAAATCAGCGATACCGACCGTGTGATAGCCTTGTATGGAACTGCTAACGATAGATACTGGTAA
- the traJ gene encoding conjugative transposon protein TraJ — protein MTLLAVDWGNLHEILKNLYVDMMPLCSNMTGVAKGVAGLGALFYVAAKVWQALSRAEPIDVYPLLRPFAIGLCIMFFPTIVLGTINSVMSPVVKGTHNILEGQTFDMNKYRELKDKKEYEAMLRNPETAYLVSDEEFDKQLDELGWSPSDLITTMGMYMERASYNIKKAVRDWFRELLEILFQAAALVIDTIRTFYLIVLAILGPIAFAISVYDGFQSTLTQWITRYVSVYLWLPVSDLFSSILARIQVLMLERDLQLLDDPSFIPDSSNTVYIIFMIIGIVGYFTIPTVSNWIIQAGGLGGMNRNLSKTASGGGNLAGAAAGAATGNISGKLIKK, from the coding sequence ATGACGTTGTTAGCCGTTGATTGGGGAAACCTGCATGAGATTTTGAAAAATCTCTATGTGGATATGATGCCCCTGTGCAGTAATATGACAGGGGTAGCCAAAGGTGTGGCGGGACTGGGTGCATTGTTCTATGTGGCAGCAAAGGTATGGCAAGCCCTATCGAGAGCCGAACCGATAGATGTGTACCCGCTTTTGCGACCTTTCGCCATCGGGTTGTGCATTATGTTCTTTCCGACTATCGTACTGGGAACGATAAACAGTGTGATGTCCCCGGTAGTGAAAGGAACACATAATATACTGGAAGGGCAAACCTTTGATATGAATAAGTATCGGGAACTGAAAGATAAAAAGGAATATGAAGCTATGCTTCGGAATCCTGAAACCGCTTACCTCGTTTCCGATGAAGAGTTCGACAAGCAACTGGATGAACTGGGATGGTCGCCTTCGGATTTGATTACAACGATGGGGATGTATATGGAACGGGCTTCTTACAATATAAAGAAAGCAGTCCGGGACTGGTTCAGGGAACTGCTGGAAATACTCTTTCAGGCTGCTGCCCTTGTCATTGACACGATACGGACGTTCTATTTGATTGTATTAGCCATACTTGGCCCGATTGCTTTTGCAATATCGGTCTATGATGGCTTTCAATCAACCTTAACACAATGGATAACACGCTATGTAAGCGTGTATCTGTGGCTTCCCGTATCGGATTTATTCAGTTCCATCCTTGCCCGGATTCAGGTCTTAATGCTGGAACGTGATCTACAGTTATTGGACGACCCCAGTTTTATACCCGACAGTTCCAATACGGTTTACATCATTTTTATGATTATCGGAATTGTGGGATACTTCACCATCCCGACAGTATCCAACTGGATTATTCAGGCTGGCGGATTGGGTGGTATGAACCGGAATCTTTCTAAAACAGCAAGTGGTGGCGGAAACCTTGCAGGTGCAGCAGCAGGTGCAGCGACCGGAAATATTTCAGGAAAACTAATTAAAAAATAA
- the traK gene encoding conjugative transposon protein TraK, translated as MEFKSLKNIETSFKQIRLFGIVFVCLCAGIVGYALWNSYSFAEKQREKIYVLDGGKSLMLALSQDLSQNRPVEAKEHVRRFHELFFTLSPDKNAIESNIQRSLYLADKSAFNYYKDLSEKGYYNRIISGNINQSVQVDSVICNFDHYPYQVATYARQMIIRESSVTERSLITRCRLLNSVRSDNNPHGFTIEAFEITENKDLQVLKR; from the coding sequence ATGGAATTTAAGTCATTAAAAAATATAGAAACCAGTTTCAAACAAATACGCCTGTTCGGGATTGTATTTGTATGCCTGTGTGCCGGGATTGTGGGCTATGCCCTTTGGAACTCGTACAGCTTTGCGGAAAAACAGCGTGAAAAGATTTATGTCCTCGATGGGGGTAAATCGCTTATGCTGGCACTTTCGCAGGACTTATCACAGAACCGTCCCGTAGAAGCAAAGGAACACGTTCGGCGTTTCCACGAACTCTTTTTCACCCTGTCGCCGGATAAGAACGCCATTGAATCGAACATACAGCGTTCCTTATACTTGGCGGATAAAAGTGCCTTCAATTATTATAAGGACTTATCCGAAAAGGGATACTATAACCGTATCATTTCCGGGAACATCAACCAGTCGGTACAGGTGGATAGTGTAATATGCAACTTCGACCACTATCCCTATCAGGTGGCGACATATGCCCGGCAAATGATTATTCGGGAAAGTAGTGTTACCGAAAGAAGCCTTATTACCCGATGCCGGTTGCTGAACTCTGTAAGAAGTGATAACAACCCGCATGGATTTACCATTGAAGCTTTCGAGATTACGGAGAATAAGGATTTACAAGTATTAAAACGGTAG